The DNA region TAGGCAGTTACTGGCTAGTGCTCGCGGTAATATCGATCTAACTCTCTGTCCAACTCCCTTCACTTCTGCACCCATATTATAGCAAAAGGTAAGGCATTTTCTAAATATGGCACAAATATCTTTGGCATCGTAGTAGTCACTTATGAAACCAAATTATCAGAAAAGAGCAATCGCCATTGTTCAGCTTGGGCCCCAACCTGCTTCAGCGTCATTTTATTTGAATAGTAATATTGTGGTTTGGCGATGTCTTGTTAAGAAGTTCATACCCTGCTGTGTAGCTTGATAAACCTCTTTCCCATTACAACCTGTTTTTTGAAGTAGATCGTTTTCTGATAGGACTTTTAGGAATTTTGTTAGTTGGGGTTGATGTGGGTTTTAATTAATATTTGATTTTTTTGCCCCTGTTTTGGATATGTTGGTGATTTGGGCTAGTATACTAAAGCTTGCCCAAGTTTTTGATTGATTCTTCGTCTTTAAAGCTAATCATATTCACTCACCTGTTATTTTTCGATAAAGGGACACATATATTAAAATCATGCTTCCTAATTCAAAAGTTTTTTTCATAATATTTCTGAAAGCGTAATATCACAAATAATGCATATGTTTTCTAAAGCAAATTATTGTGTCTTCGTTAAAAGACTCGGGTTACAGTGCGCTAAAAAATTGTTGATTATCTTTATATCATTCGATGAACATTAGCAACAAAAATCTGTGTAGAGAAAGGCACATTAAAAGAAGCGTACTATCATGGTGGATAAATTAACCAGAATAACCGAAGATTTAGCCCGTAGCGGGTTCTTTATGTTTTCGGGAACTTTCTTATCCTCTGTGATTCTGGCAATTTCTGTTGTGTTGGTGGGTAGGTTTCTAGGTCCTGAATTATACGGTCAATACAGTCTTGTTACTGTAATTCCTGGCCTTTTGTTACTCTTCACAGATCTCGGGATTAAAGCTGGAATTACAAAATTTGTGGCTGCCTTTCATTCAGAAGGAAAAGATGCAACTGCTGCACTTATGATTTCTCATGGGTTGCTCTTTCGTTTAGGACTCGGTTTTGCATTCTCTGTTTTTAGTATATTTTTTGCTAATTATTTCGCACTTTTAATTAATAGACCTGACCTTACATTTTTAGTCCAAATCGCCTCAGTTTCATTGGTGTTTCAAATAATATGTAATACACTTAATTCTGCTTTTGTGGGATTAGATCGATCAGAATATTATGCTTTAGTATCGAACACTCAATCGATTTTAAGAACAATATTGCAGGTTACATTAGTTATCATGGGGTTTGGAGTAACTGGGGCTTTAATTGGTTACATTGGTGGTTTTATAGTTACATCGATATTTGCAGTTATGTTATTATATTTCACGTTTTTAAAAGATACTTTCAATTCT from Candidatus Bathyarchaeota archaeon includes:
- a CDS encoding oligosaccharide flippase family protein; this encodes MVDKLTRITEDLARSGFFMFSGTFLSSVILAISVVLVGRFLGPELYGQYSLVTVIPGLLLLFTDLGIKAGITKFVAAFHSEGKDATAALMISHGLLFRLGLGFAFSVFSIFFANYFALLINRPDLTFLVQIASVSLVFQIICNTLNSAFVGLDRSEYYALVSNTQSILRTILQVTLVIMGFGVTGALIGYIGGFIVTSIFAVMLLYFTFLKDTFNSESGSLKVSYSSSFRLLAHYGMPIYVSVVLVGFFPLYQQLILAHFASDTLIGNFRAAYNFAMLLTLILTAISTALLPAFSKLEASPKLVNAFFKRANKYTSLVMIPITTLVILFSEPIVQLLYGSDYTSAPLFLSLNCSLFFSCWYRLSYFNKCV